Part of the Enterobacter pseudoroggenkampii genome, AGGATTATCTGGCGACGCTCAGGCGCGTTCTTCCCGCCCCGTGCCTCGGGGAAATTCCCTGGCTTGCTGACGGCGCGGAAAATGCCGAAACCGGGCGTTATCTCGATCTCAGCGTCTTGCTTCCCGCGACATCCAGTGCGCGATAAGCTCGTCATCCAGTTCGTTAACGTGGCCCTGCGCCACGTTACGCCCGCGATAGAGCATACAGAAACGGTCCGCAACCCGGCGGATAAACGACAGCTGCTGCTCCGCTAACAGCACCGTCATACCTAACTCCCGGTTTAAGCGCACCAGCAGCTGCCCCAGCTTCTGGGCGAAGCTGTGTCCTGCGCCTTGCAGGGGCTCATCGAGGATCAGCAGGTGAGGACGGTTCACCAGCGCATTAGCCAGCGCCAGCTGGTACTGGTCGTCCGGAGAGAGCGTGTTGGCGCGGGTCTGTCGCAATGCGTAGAGCGCCGGAAACAGGTCGTAAACATCATTTTTCGCTTCCGGGTTGGGTTTCCCCATCGCCCGCATGGCGATATGCAGATTCTCCTCAATCGTTAACTGGGAGAAGATCCGCCTGTCCTGCGGGACATAGCCTATCTCCGTTCCTGAACGCTGTTCTGGCGGCAGGTTAAGCAAATCGCGCGGCGGCGCGCCTGCCTCATGCCAGATGATGCTGCCGCTTTCGACGGGCACTCTCCCGGCGATGCAATTCATGAGGGTGGTTTTCCCCATTCCCGGCAGGCCAACGACGCCTGTACACATCCCTTGCGGAAAATCCAAATTCACGTTCCATAGCGTATGTTGGCTTCCGTAAAACTGATTCACAGCACGCAGACTCAACATCTTTCTCTCCTTAAAAATGTGTGTAGGTGAGGCTCGGGTTTGAATCTGCAAAACCCCTGCCAGAAACCGAAAAGCGTTTAAAAAACCGGCTTTTTTAGGAATAAGTCATCGGAGAGGGGCCGAGAAAAAACGGGATTGCACATCGACGGTGCTGGCGGTGTTGAGTTGTGGTGCAGAACCCGAAATGCTGAAAATGTGAGCAAGATCGCATCGGTTGGTTATGAATGACGCAACTGTTAATCAGCAAAAAATAGCTATAAAAATTTTTTACCGCCGTCTCGTGGGAAAATCCGGGAATTTGCCGAGCGCCAGTCTGCATGGGCTGGAAGCAGTTATCCACTATTCCTGTGGATAACCATGTGCAT contains:
- a CDS encoding ABC transporter ATP-binding protein, coding for MLSLRAVNQFYGSQHTLWNVNLDFPQGMCTGVVGLPGMGKTTLMNCIAGRVPVESGSIIWHEAGAPPRDLLNLPPEQRSGTEIGYVPQDRRIFSQLTIEENLHIAMRAMGKPNPEAKNDVYDLFPALYALRQTRANTLSPDDQYQLALANALVNRPHLLILDEPLQGAGHSFAQKLGQLLVRLNRELGMTVLLAEQQLSFIRRVADRFCMLYRGRNVAQGHVNELDDELIAHWMSREARR